A single genomic interval of Hevea brasiliensis isolate MT/VB/25A 57/8 chromosome 4, ASM3005281v1, whole genome shotgun sequence harbors:
- the LOC110646545 gene encoding uncharacterized protein LOC110646545: MDPCPFVRLIVESLALKLPLATKPAGSGVHPSTTPCFCKLRIKNFPSQTALVPLCSTANDYPPETSTSANGFHLDANTIRRLSGKPITLRVEVFTGRMGRTCGVNGGKLLGQVQVSVDLRNVQSNPRVFQNGWLKLGNQPDKPAARLHLVVRAEPDPRFVFQFDGEPECSPVVFQIQGNIRQPVFSCKFSADRNSRTRSLPSDFTVVHNNRGWRRTFSGEKEHGGRERKGWMIMIYDLSGSPVAVASMITPFVPSPGTDRVSRSNPGAWLILRPHGFSVSNWKPWGRLEAWRERGPVDGLGYKFELVTDNGGPSRGIPIAEATMNMKKGGQFCIDSRIIRDSGLRSRSPVKGFVMGSTVEGEGKISKPVVQVGVQHVTCMADAALFIALSAAIDLSMDACRLFSHKLRKELCHDEQDSFS, from the exons ATGGATCCATGTCCATTTGTTCGTCTAATCGTCGAATCTCTCGCTCTAAAACTCCCTTTGGCCACCAAACCAGCCGGTTCTGGTGTCCACCCATCAACGACACCTTGTTTCTGTAAATTACGCATCAAGAATTTCCCTTCCCAAACCGCCCTCGTCCCTCTCTGTTCTACTGCTAATGACTATCCTCCTGAAACCTCCACCTCCGCCAACGGCTTCCACCTTGATGCTAACACTATTCGCCGTCTCTCTGGTAAGCCAATCACACTCCGTGTGGAAGTGTTCACTGGCCGGATGGGACGCACCTGCGGGGTCAACGGCGGGAAGTTACTGGGTCAGGTCCAGGTCAGTGTGGATTTGAGGAATGTTCAATCCAACCCAAGAGTGTTTCAAAATGGATGGTTAAAGCTGGGGAACCAGCCAGATAAACCAGCGGCGCGACTCCATCTAGTAGTCCGGGCTGAACCAGACCCACGATTTGTTTTTCAGTTTGATGGCGAACCTGAGTGTAGCCCTGTGGTTTTTCAGATACAAGGGAATATTCGTCAACCCGTTTTCAGTTGCAAGTTCAGTGCAGACAGGAACTCAAGAACCCG ATCTCTTCCATCAGATTTCACTGTCGTCCACAATAACAGGGGATGGAGGAGAACCTTTTCTGGCGAGAAAGAGCATGGAGGAAGGGAGCGAAAGGGATGGATGATTATGATATATGATCTCTCTGGTTCCCCAGTTGCTGTTGCCTCTATGATCACACCGTTTGTCCCATCTCCAGGCACAGACCGTGTTTCTCGATCAAACCCTGGTGCATGGCTAATTCTCCGCCCTCATGGCTTCTCTGTCAGCAATTGGAAACCATGGGGTCGCCTAGAGGCATGGAGAGAGAGAGGTCCTGTTGATGGCCTTGGTTATAAGTTTGAACTCGTAACTGACAATGGTGGCCCTAGCAGAGGCATCCCTATTGCTGAAGCCACAATGAATATGAAAAAAGGTGGCCAATTTTGCATTGATAGTAGGATAATAAGGGATTCTGGATTGAGATCAAGATCACCCGTCAAAGGTTTTGTGATGGGTTCAACCGTGGAAGGAGAAGGAAAGATCAGCAAACCTGTGGTACAAGTAGGGGTACAGCATGTCACTTGCATGGCTGATGCTGCCCTATTTATAGCTCTTTCAGCTGCTATTGATCTGAGCATGGACGCTTGTCGCCTCTTCTCTCACAAGCTTAGAAAGGAGCTTTGCCATGACGAGCAAGATTCCTTCTCTTAG